One Zeugodacus cucurbitae isolate PBARC_wt_2022May chromosome 3, idZeuCucr1.2, whole genome shotgun sequence genomic region harbors:
- the LOC105216520 gene encoding serine/threonine-protein phosphatase PP2A 65 kDa regulatory subunit isoform X3 has product MAASDKSVDDSLYPIAVLIDELKNEDVQLRLNSIKKLSTIALALGEERTRSELIPFLTETIYDEDEVLLALADQLGNFTSLVGGPEYAMYLIPPLESLATVEETVVRDKAVESLRTVAAEHSAQDLEIHVVPTLQRLVSGDWFTSRTSACGLFSVCYPRVTQPVKAELRANFRKLCQDETPMVRRAAASKLGEFAKVVEIEYLKSDLIPNFVQLAQDDQDSVRLLAVEACVSIAQLLPQEDVEHLVLPTLRQCASDSSWRVRYMVAEKFVDLQKAVGPEITRVDLVPAFQYLLKDAEAEVRAAVATKVKDFCANLDKTNQVQIIMNSILPYVRDLVSDPNPHVKSALASVIMGLSPMLGAYNTVEHLLPLFLTQLKDECPEVRLNIISNLDCVNDVIGIQQLSQSLLPAIVELAEDSKWRVRLAIIEYMPALAGQLGQEFFDQKLRGLCMGWLNDHVYAIREAATLNMKKLVEQFGAQWAEQAIIPMILVMSRNKNYLHRMTCLFCLNMLAEVCGTDITTKLLLPTVLLLAADPVANVRFNVAKTLQKISPFLEASVIDSQVKPTLEKLNADPDVDVKHFASEAIAGIAAAEVKNGKD; this is encoded by the exons atggcAGCGAGCGACAAATCTGTCGATGACTCCCTCTACCCGATCGCTGTACTAATCGATGAGTTGAAAAATGAGGATGTGCAG tTACGTTTGaattctattaaaaaattgtcgACAATTGCTCTTGCGCTGGGCGAAGAGCGTACACGTTCTGAGCTGATACCATTTTTGACCGAAACAATCTATGACGAAGATGAAGTGCTTTTGGCACTGGCCGATCAACTCGGCAATTTTACAA gtttGGTGGGTGGACCAGAATATGCTATGTATTTAATACCTCCATTGGAGAGCTTAGCAACAGTTGAAGAAACTGTTGTGCGTGACAAAGCTGTGGAATCATTACGTACAGTGGCAGCAGAACATAGCGCTCAAGATTTGGAAATACACGTTGTACCAACATTGCAACGTTTGGTCTCTGGTGATTGGTTCACTTCACGCACCTCAGCTTGTGGACTCTTCTCGGTTTGTTATCCAAGAGTTACACAACCCGTTAAGGCCGAATTACGTGCAAACTTCCGTAAGTTGTGTCAAGATGAAACGCCAATGGTACGTCGTGCTGCTGCAAGCAAATTGGGAGAATTCGCAAAAGTTGTTGAAATTGAATATCTCAAGTCAGATTTAATACCGAATTTTGTGCAGTTGGCGCAAGATGATCAG gacTCTGTGCGTTTGTTGGCCGTAGAAGCCTGTGTTAGCATCGCCCAATTGTTACCTCAAGAAGATGTAGAGCAT ttggTTTTACCTACTCTACGTCAATGTGCCAGTGATTCATCCTGGCGAGTTCGATATATGGTGGCAGAAAAGTTTGTAGACTTACAAAAGGCTGTTGGGCCCGAAATTACACGTGTTGACTTGGTGCCCGCTTTTCAG TATTTGCTGAAGGATGCCGAAGCTGAAGTTCGTGCTGCAGTCGCTACAAAAGTAAAGGATTTCTGCGCTAATCTTGACAAAACAAACCAAGTTCAGATTATTATGAATTCAATATTGCCATATGTGCGCGATTTGGTATCAGATCCCAATCCTCATGTCAAATCTGCTTTGGCGTCAGTAATTATGGGTTTAAGTCCTATGTTGGGTGCATACAACACCGTCGAGCATCTTTTGCCCTTATTCCTTACACAACTTAAAGATGAATGCCCAGAAGTTcgtttaaatataatatcaaaCTTGGATTGCGTCAATGACGTCATCGGTATTCAACAACTGTCACAG TCGCTATTGCCAGCTATCGTTGAATTAGCTGAAGATTCGAAATGGCGTGTGCGTTTAGCAATTATTGAGTATATGCCCGCTTTAGCCGGTCAATTGGGGCAAGAATTCTTCGATCAAAAACTGCGTGGCTTATGCATGGGTTGGCTGAATGATCATGTGTACGCTATACGTGAAGCAGCCACTTTGAATATGAAGAAGTTAGTTGAACAATTTGGTGCCCAATGGGCTGAGCAAGCAATTATTCCCATGATCTTGGTTATGTCACGTAATAAAAACTATTTGCACC gtatGACTTGTCTGTTTTGCTTAAATATGCTCGCTGAGGTTTGCGGCACAGATATCACAACCAAGTTGTTGCTACCCACAGTACTATTGTTGGCCGCAGATCCAGTAGCCAATGTGCGATTTAATGTGGCAAAAACACTACAGAAAATTTCACCTTTCCTTGAAGCTAGTGTTATCGACTCACAGGTGAAACCCACCCTTGAGAAGCTAAATGCTGATCCAGATGTCGATGTAAAGCATTTCGCATCCGAAGCGATTGCGGGCATAGCTGCAG ccgAAGTAAAAAATGGCAAGGATTAA
- the LOC105216523 gene encoding mitochondrial ribosome-associated GTPase 2 isoform X2, whose amino-acid sequence MADVGFIGHPNAGKSTLLNAITRAKPKVAPYAFTTLRPYVGMVQYDDFTQLAIADLPGLIPGAHLNKGLGIQFLKHAERCKVLLIVLDASLDNPFLQYEQLMYELTKFSKNLAERPKIIVANKIDLPDAKNNLQALQNELKEKVIPISAKTGTNLAELLTVMREYYELYK is encoded by the coding sequence ATGGCTGACGTAGGTTTCATTGGGCATCCAAACGCAGGTAAGAGTACTTTGCTGAATGCAATAACTCGTGCCAAGCCGAAAGTGGCTCCATACGCATTTACAACACTTCGTCCCTACGTTGGTATGGTGCAATACGATGACTTTACTCAATTGGCAATTGCGGACTTACCTGGTTTAATACCAGGTGCACATCTGAATAAAGGACTCGGAATACAGTTCCTTAAGCATGCAGAGCGATGCAAAGTGTTACTTATTGTGCTGGATGCAAGTTTGGATAATCCTTTCCTGCAGTACGAGCAACTTATGTACGAATTAACAAAATTCAGCAAAAACTTAGCAGAACGTCCAAAAATAATCGTGGCAAATAAAATTGATCTTCCCGATgctaaaaataatttgcaagCACTTCAAAATGAACTTAAAGAAAAAGTAATACCTATTAGTGCGAAAACTGGTACAAATCTTGCTGAATTGTTAACAGTTATGCGCGAGTATTATGAGttgtataaataa
- the LOC105216520 gene encoding serine/threonine-protein phosphatase PP2A 65 kDa regulatory subunit isoform X4: MAASDKSVDDSLYPIAVLIDELKNEDVQLRLNSIKKLSTIALALGEERTRSELIPFLTETIYDEDEVLLALADQLGNFTSLVGGPEYAMYLIPPLESLATVEETVVRDKAVESLRTVAAEHSAQDLEIHVVPTLQRLVSGDWFTSRTSACGLFSVCYPRVTQPVKAELRANFRKLCQDETPMVRRAAASKLGEFAKVVEIEYLKSDLIPNFVQLAQDDQDSVRLLAVEACVSIAQLLPQEDVEHLVLPTLRQCASDSSWRVRYMVAEKFVDLQKAVGPEITRVDLVPAFQYLLKDAEAEVRAAVATKVKDFCANLDKTNQVQIIMNSILPYVRDLVSDPNPHVKSALASVIMGLSPMLGAYNTVEHLLPLFLTQLKDECPEVRLNIISNLDCVNDVIGIQQLSQSLLPAIVELAEDSKWRVRLAIIEYMPALAGQLGQEFFDQKLRGLCMGWLNDHVYAIREAATLNMKKLVEQFGAQWAEQAIIPMILVMSRNKNYLHRMTCLFCLNMLAEVCGTDITTKLLLPTVLLLAADPVANVRFNVAKTLQKISPFLEASVIDSQVKPTLEKLNADPDVDVKHFASEAIAGIAAA; this comes from the exons atggcAGCGAGCGACAAATCTGTCGATGACTCCCTCTACCCGATCGCTGTACTAATCGATGAGTTGAAAAATGAGGATGTGCAG tTACGTTTGaattctattaaaaaattgtcgACAATTGCTCTTGCGCTGGGCGAAGAGCGTACACGTTCTGAGCTGATACCATTTTTGACCGAAACAATCTATGACGAAGATGAAGTGCTTTTGGCACTGGCCGATCAACTCGGCAATTTTACAA gtttGGTGGGTGGACCAGAATATGCTATGTATTTAATACCTCCATTGGAGAGCTTAGCAACAGTTGAAGAAACTGTTGTGCGTGACAAAGCTGTGGAATCATTACGTACAGTGGCAGCAGAACATAGCGCTCAAGATTTGGAAATACACGTTGTACCAACATTGCAACGTTTGGTCTCTGGTGATTGGTTCACTTCACGCACCTCAGCTTGTGGACTCTTCTCGGTTTGTTATCCAAGAGTTACACAACCCGTTAAGGCCGAATTACGTGCAAACTTCCGTAAGTTGTGTCAAGATGAAACGCCAATGGTACGTCGTGCTGCTGCAAGCAAATTGGGAGAATTCGCAAAAGTTGTTGAAATTGAATATCTCAAGTCAGATTTAATACCGAATTTTGTGCAGTTGGCGCAAGATGATCAG gacTCTGTGCGTTTGTTGGCCGTAGAAGCCTGTGTTAGCATCGCCCAATTGTTACCTCAAGAAGATGTAGAGCAT ttggTTTTACCTACTCTACGTCAATGTGCCAGTGATTCATCCTGGCGAGTTCGATATATGGTGGCAGAAAAGTTTGTAGACTTACAAAAGGCTGTTGGGCCCGAAATTACACGTGTTGACTTGGTGCCCGCTTTTCAG TATTTGCTGAAGGATGCCGAAGCTGAAGTTCGTGCTGCAGTCGCTACAAAAGTAAAGGATTTCTGCGCTAATCTTGACAAAACAAACCAAGTTCAGATTATTATGAATTCAATATTGCCATATGTGCGCGATTTGGTATCAGATCCCAATCCTCATGTCAAATCTGCTTTGGCGTCAGTAATTATGGGTTTAAGTCCTATGTTGGGTGCATACAACACCGTCGAGCATCTTTTGCCCTTATTCCTTACACAACTTAAAGATGAATGCCCAGAAGTTcgtttaaatataatatcaaaCTTGGATTGCGTCAATGACGTCATCGGTATTCAACAACTGTCACAG TCGCTATTGCCAGCTATCGTTGAATTAGCTGAAGATTCGAAATGGCGTGTGCGTTTAGCAATTATTGAGTATATGCCCGCTTTAGCCGGTCAATTGGGGCAAGAATTCTTCGATCAAAAACTGCGTGGCTTATGCATGGGTTGGCTGAATGATCATGTGTACGCTATACGTGAAGCAGCCACTTTGAATATGAAGAAGTTAGTTGAACAATTTGGTGCCCAATGGGCTGAGCAAGCAATTATTCCCATGATCTTGGTTATGTCACGTAATAAAAACTATTTGCACC gtatGACTTGTCTGTTTTGCTTAAATATGCTCGCTGAGGTTTGCGGCACAGATATCACAACCAAGTTGTTGCTACCCACAGTACTATTGTTGGCCGCAGATCCAGTAGCCAATGTGCGATTTAATGTGGCAAAAACACTACAGAAAATTTCACCTTTCCTTGAAGCTAGTGTTATCGACTCACAGGTGAAACCCACCCTTGAGAAGCTAAATGCTGATCCAGATGTCGATGTAAAGCATTTCGCATCCGAAGCGATTGCGGGCATAGCTGCAG CGTAA
- the LOC105216520 gene encoding serine/threonine-protein phosphatase PP2A 65 kDa regulatory subunit isoform X1 — translation MAASDKSVDDSLYPIAVLIDELKNEDVQLRLNSIKKLSTIALALGEERTRSELIPFLTETIYDEDEVLLALADQLGNFTSLVGGPEYAMYLIPPLESLATVEETVVRDKAVESLRTVAAEHSAQDLEIHVVPTLQRLVSGDWFTSRTSACGLFSVCYPRVTQPVKAELRANFRKLCQDETPMVRRAAASKLGEFAKVVEIEYLKSDLIPNFVQLAQDDQDSVRLLAVEACVSIAQLLPQEDVEHLVLPTLRQCASDSSWRVRYMVAEKFVDLQKAVGPEITRVDLVPAFQYLLKDAEAEVRAAVATKVKDFCANLDKTNQVQIIMNSILPYVRDLVSDPNPHVKSALASVIMGLSPMLGAYNTVEHLLPLFLTQLKDECPEVRLNIISNLDCVNDVIGIQQLSQSLLPAIVELAEDSKWRVRLAIIEYMPALAGQLGQEFFDQKLRGLCMGWLNDHVYAIREAATLNMKKLVEQFGAQWAEQAIIPMILVMSRNKNYLHRMTCLFCLNMLAEVCGTDITTKLLLPTVLLLAADPVANVRFNVAKTLQKISPFLEASVIDSQVKPTLEKLNADPDVDVKHFASEAIAGIAAEMELDIFRSVIPPVEGKVNSAALMAKLAVQPPTESTVEEADAFNSEVKNGKD, via the exons atggcAGCGAGCGACAAATCTGTCGATGACTCCCTCTACCCGATCGCTGTACTAATCGATGAGTTGAAAAATGAGGATGTGCAG tTACGTTTGaattctattaaaaaattgtcgACAATTGCTCTTGCGCTGGGCGAAGAGCGTACACGTTCTGAGCTGATACCATTTTTGACCGAAACAATCTATGACGAAGATGAAGTGCTTTTGGCACTGGCCGATCAACTCGGCAATTTTACAA gtttGGTGGGTGGACCAGAATATGCTATGTATTTAATACCTCCATTGGAGAGCTTAGCAACAGTTGAAGAAACTGTTGTGCGTGACAAAGCTGTGGAATCATTACGTACAGTGGCAGCAGAACATAGCGCTCAAGATTTGGAAATACACGTTGTACCAACATTGCAACGTTTGGTCTCTGGTGATTGGTTCACTTCACGCACCTCAGCTTGTGGACTCTTCTCGGTTTGTTATCCAAGAGTTACACAACCCGTTAAGGCCGAATTACGTGCAAACTTCCGTAAGTTGTGTCAAGATGAAACGCCAATGGTACGTCGTGCTGCTGCAAGCAAATTGGGAGAATTCGCAAAAGTTGTTGAAATTGAATATCTCAAGTCAGATTTAATACCGAATTTTGTGCAGTTGGCGCAAGATGATCAG gacTCTGTGCGTTTGTTGGCCGTAGAAGCCTGTGTTAGCATCGCCCAATTGTTACCTCAAGAAGATGTAGAGCAT ttggTTTTACCTACTCTACGTCAATGTGCCAGTGATTCATCCTGGCGAGTTCGATATATGGTGGCAGAAAAGTTTGTAGACTTACAAAAGGCTGTTGGGCCCGAAATTACACGTGTTGACTTGGTGCCCGCTTTTCAG TATTTGCTGAAGGATGCCGAAGCTGAAGTTCGTGCTGCAGTCGCTACAAAAGTAAAGGATTTCTGCGCTAATCTTGACAAAACAAACCAAGTTCAGATTATTATGAATTCAATATTGCCATATGTGCGCGATTTGGTATCAGATCCCAATCCTCATGTCAAATCTGCTTTGGCGTCAGTAATTATGGGTTTAAGTCCTATGTTGGGTGCATACAACACCGTCGAGCATCTTTTGCCCTTATTCCTTACACAACTTAAAGATGAATGCCCAGAAGTTcgtttaaatataatatcaaaCTTGGATTGCGTCAATGACGTCATCGGTATTCAACAACTGTCACAG TCGCTATTGCCAGCTATCGTTGAATTAGCTGAAGATTCGAAATGGCGTGTGCGTTTAGCAATTATTGAGTATATGCCCGCTTTAGCCGGTCAATTGGGGCAAGAATTCTTCGATCAAAAACTGCGTGGCTTATGCATGGGTTGGCTGAATGATCATGTGTACGCTATACGTGAAGCAGCCACTTTGAATATGAAGAAGTTAGTTGAACAATTTGGTGCCCAATGGGCTGAGCAAGCAATTATTCCCATGATCTTGGTTATGTCACGTAATAAAAACTATTTGCACC gtatGACTTGTCTGTTTTGCTTAAATATGCTCGCTGAGGTTTGCGGCACAGATATCACAACCAAGTTGTTGCTACCCACAGTACTATTGTTGGCCGCAGATCCAGTAGCCAATGTGCGATTTAATGTGGCAAAAACACTACAGAAAATTTCACCTTTCCTTGAAGCTAGTGTTATCGACTCACAGGTGAAACCCACCCTTGAGAAGCTAAATGCTGATCCAGATGTCGATGTAAAGCATTTCGCATCCGAAGCGATTGCGGGCATAGCTGCAG AAATGGAATTAGACATATTTAGAAGTGTTATACCACCAGTTGAGGGTAAAGTGAATTCTGCAGCCTTAATGGCTAAACTGGCTGTACAGCCGCCAACAGAAAGTACCGTAGAGGAAGCAGACGCATTTAATT ccgAAGTAAAAAATGGCAAGGATTAA
- the LOC105216520 gene encoding serine/threonine-protein phosphatase PP2A 65 kDa regulatory subunit isoform X2 — protein sequence MAASDKSVDDSLYPIAVLIDELKNEDVQLRLNSIKKLSTIALALGEERTRSELIPFLTETIYDEDEVLLALADQLGNFTSLVGGPEYAMYLIPPLESLATVEETVVRDKAVESLRTVAAEHSAQDLEIHVVPTLQRLVSGDWFTSRTSACGLFSVCYPRVTQPVKAELRANFRKLCQDETPMVRRAAASKLGEFAKVVEIEYLKSDLIPNFVQLAQDDQDSVRLLAVEACVSIAQLLPQEDVEHLVLPTLRQCASDSSWRVRYMVAEKFVDLQKAVGPEITRVDLVPAFQYLLKDAEAEVRAAVATKVKDFCANLDKTNQVQIIMNSILPYVRDLVSDPNPHVKSALASVIMGLSPMLGAYNTVEHLLPLFLTQLKDECPEVRLNIISNLDCVNDVIGIQQLSQSLLPAIVELAEDSKWRVRLAIIEYMPALAGQLGQEFFDQKLRGLCMGWLNDHVYAIREAATLNMKKLVEQFGAQWAEQAIIPMILVMSRNKNYLHRMTCLFCLNMLAEVCGTDITTKLLLPTVLLLAADPVANVRFNVAKTLQKISPFLEASVIDSQVKPTLEKLNADPDVDVKHFASEAIAGIAAEMELDIFRSVIPPVEGKVNSAALMAKLAVQPPTESTVEEADAFNS from the exons atggcAGCGAGCGACAAATCTGTCGATGACTCCCTCTACCCGATCGCTGTACTAATCGATGAGTTGAAAAATGAGGATGTGCAG tTACGTTTGaattctattaaaaaattgtcgACAATTGCTCTTGCGCTGGGCGAAGAGCGTACACGTTCTGAGCTGATACCATTTTTGACCGAAACAATCTATGACGAAGATGAAGTGCTTTTGGCACTGGCCGATCAACTCGGCAATTTTACAA gtttGGTGGGTGGACCAGAATATGCTATGTATTTAATACCTCCATTGGAGAGCTTAGCAACAGTTGAAGAAACTGTTGTGCGTGACAAAGCTGTGGAATCATTACGTACAGTGGCAGCAGAACATAGCGCTCAAGATTTGGAAATACACGTTGTACCAACATTGCAACGTTTGGTCTCTGGTGATTGGTTCACTTCACGCACCTCAGCTTGTGGACTCTTCTCGGTTTGTTATCCAAGAGTTACACAACCCGTTAAGGCCGAATTACGTGCAAACTTCCGTAAGTTGTGTCAAGATGAAACGCCAATGGTACGTCGTGCTGCTGCAAGCAAATTGGGAGAATTCGCAAAAGTTGTTGAAATTGAATATCTCAAGTCAGATTTAATACCGAATTTTGTGCAGTTGGCGCAAGATGATCAG gacTCTGTGCGTTTGTTGGCCGTAGAAGCCTGTGTTAGCATCGCCCAATTGTTACCTCAAGAAGATGTAGAGCAT ttggTTTTACCTACTCTACGTCAATGTGCCAGTGATTCATCCTGGCGAGTTCGATATATGGTGGCAGAAAAGTTTGTAGACTTACAAAAGGCTGTTGGGCCCGAAATTACACGTGTTGACTTGGTGCCCGCTTTTCAG TATTTGCTGAAGGATGCCGAAGCTGAAGTTCGTGCTGCAGTCGCTACAAAAGTAAAGGATTTCTGCGCTAATCTTGACAAAACAAACCAAGTTCAGATTATTATGAATTCAATATTGCCATATGTGCGCGATTTGGTATCAGATCCCAATCCTCATGTCAAATCTGCTTTGGCGTCAGTAATTATGGGTTTAAGTCCTATGTTGGGTGCATACAACACCGTCGAGCATCTTTTGCCCTTATTCCTTACACAACTTAAAGATGAATGCCCAGAAGTTcgtttaaatataatatcaaaCTTGGATTGCGTCAATGACGTCATCGGTATTCAACAACTGTCACAG TCGCTATTGCCAGCTATCGTTGAATTAGCTGAAGATTCGAAATGGCGTGTGCGTTTAGCAATTATTGAGTATATGCCCGCTTTAGCCGGTCAATTGGGGCAAGAATTCTTCGATCAAAAACTGCGTGGCTTATGCATGGGTTGGCTGAATGATCATGTGTACGCTATACGTGAAGCAGCCACTTTGAATATGAAGAAGTTAGTTGAACAATTTGGTGCCCAATGGGCTGAGCAAGCAATTATTCCCATGATCTTGGTTATGTCACGTAATAAAAACTATTTGCACC gtatGACTTGTCTGTTTTGCTTAAATATGCTCGCTGAGGTTTGCGGCACAGATATCACAACCAAGTTGTTGCTACCCACAGTACTATTGTTGGCCGCAGATCCAGTAGCCAATGTGCGATTTAATGTGGCAAAAACACTACAGAAAATTTCACCTTTCCTTGAAGCTAGTGTTATCGACTCACAGGTGAAACCCACCCTTGAGAAGCTAAATGCTGATCCAGATGTCGATGTAAAGCATTTCGCATCCGAAGCGATTGCGGGCATAGCTGCAG AAATGGAATTAGACATATTTAGAAGTGTTATACCACCAGTTGAGGGTAAAGTGAATTCTGCAGCCTTAATGGCTAAACTGGCTGTACAGCCGCCAACAGAAAGTACCGTAGAGGAAGCAGACGCATTTAATT CGTAA
- the LOC105216522 gene encoding WD repeat-containing protein 82, translated as MKIKLVDSVVKSFKVAKVFRENTDKINAIDFSPNGEHLISCSEDDQIVIYDCEKGIQSRTVNSKKYGVDLIRFTHANNTAIHSSTKVDDNIRYLSLHDNKYLRYFPGHTKKVISLCISPVEDTFLSGSLDKTLRLWDLRSPNCQGLMNLPGRPVAAYDPEGLIFAAGVNSESIKLYDLRSFDKGPFVTFKLYQEKECDWTGLKFSRDGKIILISTNGSIIRLVDAFHGTPLQTFTGYPNDKRIPIEASFSPDSQFIFSGSTDGRVHIWNADTGCKVCVLNGDHPGPVQCVQFNPKYMMLASACTNMAFWLPTSEDDQ; from the coding sequence ATGAAGATTAAACTTGTTGATTCTGTTGTAAAAAGTTTTAAAGTAGCTAAAGTTTTCCGTGAAAATACTGACAAAATCAATGCAATAGATTTTTCGCCAAATGGAGAGCATTTGATTTCATGCAGCGAGGATGACCAAATAGTTATATACGACTGCGAGAAAGGAATACAATCTCGAACAGTTAACTCAAAGAAGTATGGCGTGGATCTTATACGATTTACGCACGCCAACAATACTGCAATTCATAGTTCAACGAAGGTAGACGACAACATACGTTATCTCAGCCTCCATGATAATAAGTATTTGCGTTACTTTCCTGGACAtaccaaaaaagttatttcactaTGTATTTCGCCGGTTGAAGACACTTTTCTCTCCGGTTCATTGGATAAGACATTGCGTTTGTGGGATTTGCGCTCCCCTAACTGTCAAGGGTTGATGAATTTGCCTGGTCGCCCCGTTGCAGCATACGATCCAGAGGGATTAATATTTGCAGCTGGTGTCAATTCTGAAAGCATCAAATTATATGACTTGCGCTCATTCGATAAAGGTCCATTCGTAACATTTAAGTTATATCAAGAGAAAGAATGTGACTGGACTGGTTTGAAATTTTCAAGGGATGGCAAGATAATACTTATCAGCACAAATGGATCCATTATACGCTTAGTAGATGCTTTTCATGGAACGCCGTTGCAAACTTTTACTGGTTACCCCAACGATAAGCGTATACCCATCGAAGCTAGTTTCAGTCCGGATTCTCAGTTTATTTTCTCTGGAAGCACAGATGGGCGTGTACATATATGGAATGCGGATACGGGTTGTAAAGTGTGCGTTTTAAATGGAGATCACCCTGGACCAGTACAGTGTGTACAATTCAATCCCAAATACATGATGCTTGCATCAGCGTGTACAAATATGGCCTTTTGGTTACCCACCTCCGAAGATGACCAATAA
- the LOC105216521 gene encoding lipase member H-A, with the protein MFTPVKIKSRLLMGLKTAHADLTIAKFILFYGPTFADSNIFNLDDYKSLLEDSNFCKTKKTVLYIHGYLEDADIESVHVIVDAYLQRDDVNLIVLDWGELANGNYMFDAVVNCKQLGSVVARHLIGMFEMGLDIDKFHIVGHSLGGQMSGIIGREVYRRNGKTKKLPRLSALDPAFPLFYGTFSNHLSKHDAEFVDVMHTDAWIYGAPVSTGTADFWPNGGTTLQPGCPKRNYKPLSDNDLSSHRRSWWFWAESVKKEFPNNFYAVKAKNWSDFKNGKYEDNAEQRAVMGHDCPTNITGDYYLQTNGIPPYARDIAGITYVHPTKLVGNSNAEDVEPSKT; encoded by the exons ATGTTTACACCAGTGAAAATTAAGTCAA GATTATTAATGGGCTTGAAAACTGCCCATGCAGATCTAACAATTGCGAAGTTCATACTCTTTTATGG TCCAACCTTTGCCGACAGCAATATTTTTAATCTAGATGACTACAAATCGCTGCTGGAGGATTCAAATTTctgtaaaacaaagaaaaccgTGCTGTATATACATGGTTATCTGGAGGATGCGGACATTGAGAGTGTACATGTAATTGTGGATGCATATCTGCAGCGGGATGATGTCAATCTCATTGTATTGGATTGGGGTGAATTGGCTAATGGCAATTATATGTTTGACGCCGTGGTCAATTGTAAGCAG CTTGGGTCTGTTGTGGCTCGGCATTTGATTGGCATGTTTGAGATGGGCTTGGATATAGACAAATTCCACATAGTTGGACATTCACTTGGCGGACAAATGTCCGGCATAATAGGACGAGAAGTGTACAGGCGTAATGGCAAAACGAAAAAACTACCCAG ACTCTCCGCATTAGATCCTgcatttcctttattttatgGTACGTTTTCGAATCATTTGAGTAAACACGATGCAGAATTCGTTGACGTAATGCACACTGATGCGTGGATATACGGCGCTCCAGTGAGTACTGGCACTGCAGATTTTTGGCCAAATGGTGGTACCACATTACAGCCTGGCtgcccaaaaagaaattataaaccgCTTTCTGATAACG attTATCCAGTCATCGCCGATCTTGGTGGTTTTGGGCCGAAAGCGTCAAGAAAGAATTTCCTAATAATTTCTATGCAGTTAAGGCGAAGAACTGGTCGGATtttaaaaatggcaaatatGAAGATAATGCAGAGCAGCGTGCTGTGATGGGTCATGACTGTCCTACAAA cataACTGGAGACTACTATTTACAAACTAATGGCATACCACCTTATGCAAGAGATATCGCTGGCATAACTTATGTCCATCCCACAAAACTGGTTGGAAACAGTAACGCCGAAGACGTTGAGCCGTCGAAAACATAA